The Anopheles coluzzii chromosome 2, AcolN3, whole genome shotgun sequence genome window below encodes:
- the LOC120953247 gene encoding phospholipid-transporting ATPase ID isoform X2: MPISHATTDSVELEILEIRQDSSDDDDEQQDLAVRPYGTRTVRGCRRLPTATIVRRQQQQQQHPQQHHHEIVLAGSSSTARAGTEASGDDRSMMMPRTGSPPKRKRFRRHHRTSTRRKSNSQSCGSLYNLAASSRPLHPQRSEPNVSFYSSPGEHQHDGGGDDGGYGRGGTIDADYHVQDSSNTLDDAPVLESCESLGATGRRSRRSGGGGRLHHDDDGEGADDDGSYGSSGLDALDDRGTDDDGMMAGCLGGGGGGGGGGSGTGGHHQHAAPQHGLRASIVSVLGRLGMWNTNKPPGGKPVPVMIHRSETKSSFDRGQSYISNGASRLRSIFGENERRIRANDREYNTQFKYANNYIKTSKYSILTFLPLNLLEQFQRLANFYFLCLLILQLIPAISSLTPVTTAIPLIGVLMLTAIKDAYDDFQRHMSDSQVNNRRSKALRHGKLVDERWSGVQVGDIIRMDNDQFVAADILLLSSSEPNGLCFIETAELDGETNLKIKQCLPETAALGQQEDLLWKFNGEIVCEPPNNLLNKFEGTLTWKNQRYPLDNDKILLRGCIIRNTQWCYGVVIFAGKDTKLMQNSGKTKFKRTTIDRLLNFIIIGIVFFLLSICGFCTIASAIWEALVGYKFQIYLPWERIIPKDYLQGAISIGCLVFFSYAIVLNTVVPISLYVSVEVIRFAQSFLINWDEKMYYDKTKTHAKARTTTLNEELGQIQYIFSDKTGTLTQNIMTFNKCSIAGRAYGDVVDVRTGETVELSEPTFNSNTSLLLNAEEPPGRSTPQPTTTTTTTTITTEQPVQTPNKKHPPSLHVRFSQHSNSQETQTSISSTTTKQVTTPIPPTPPTPPQQPKTHIPAQSTTDVPPSGNNTQEGLHVMESVDFSFNPEYEPEFRWYDQGLLDAVRADEEHAHNFFRLLALCHTVMAEEKNGKLDYQAQSPDEAALVSAARNFGFVFKSRAPNSITIEVMGRTEEYELLSILDFNNVRKRMSVVLRRNNSIILYCKGADSVIYDRLGPNQHDLKARTQEHLNKFAGEGLRTLVLAERRLTKEFYESWLVRQREAALSLDGREDKLGAIYEEIECDMQLVGVTAIEDKLQDGVPQTIANLQLAGIKIWVLTGDKQETAINIGYSCQLLTDDMVDVFVIDGITKSEVEQQLRKYMDSLRIVNTYHPANVQKANQAHSQTVGGGGTTSETSAVTANGAHSSSSGPMVDIQNTSPPSVSVVTFRWDNRHKYTSIGGSEEAPDSVNCSNYSDGFEKGEPTLTDIDENTGVALVINGHSLVHCLTSELESKFLEIASHCKAVICCRVTPLQKAMVVELIKRAKNAVTLAIGDGANDVSMIKAAHIGVGISGQEGMQAVLASDYSIAQFKFLERLLLVHGRWSYYRMCKFLRYFFYKNFAFTLCHFWYAFFCGFSAQTVFDPMFISVYNLFYTSLPVLALGIFEQDVSDKSSVDYPKLYTPGMTNALFNTTEFIRSVLHGIFSSLILFLIPYGTYKDGISPDGYVLNDHMLLGSVVATILILDNTAQIALDTSYWTVFNHIMIWGSLLWYFFLDYFYNYVIGGPYVGSLTQAMKEATFWFTTVLTVIVLMIPVLASRFYFVDVFPSLPDKIRVQQRLALLRSRQSSDVLRTPSARKARRSLRSGYAFAHQEGFGRLITSGKIMRKLPQDFAFPLGLGSKKQQSTESTKNNNNNNNNNSSNNANNASNVVNGAGAVGTRTGTNTATATTLSAMAAVTTLTVNGNQQQQQQLVNLPGSSNGGDQHSPRAPCQDLDTINL; this comes from the exons ATGCCTATCTCGCACGCCACCACCGATTCGGTCGAGCTGGAAATCCTCGAGATCCGACAGGACTcgagcgacgacgacgatgagcaGCAGGATCTCGCCGTTCGACCGTACGGCACGCGTACGGTTCGCGGCTGCCGCCGACTGCCCACCGCGACGATCGTCCgtcgacagcagcagcagcagcagcacccgcagcagcaccatcatgAGATCGTCCTGGCCGGCAGTAGCTCCACCGCGAGGGCAGGTACCGAAGCGTCGGGCGACGATCGAAGCATGATGATGCCACGAACCGGCTCGCCGCCCAAGCGGAAACGGTTTCGCCGGCACCATCGCACCAGCACGCGGCGCAAGTCGAACTCGCAGAGCTGCGGCAGCCTGTACAATCTGGCGGCGAGCAGCCGGCCGCTCCATCCGCAGCGTTCCGAACCGAACGTCAGCTTCTACTCGAGCCCCGGTGAGCACCAGCACGATGGCGGCGGGGACGATGGCGGGTACGGGCGGGGCGGCACGATCGATGCCGACTATCACGTGCAGGACAGCTCCAACACGCTGGACGATGCACCGGTGCTGGAAAGTTGCGAAAGTCTCGGCGCGACGGGGCGACGCTCACGACGCAGCGGTGGCGGGGGTCGACTgcaccacgacgacgacggtgagGGGGCGGACGATGACGGGAGTTACGGTAGCAGCGGCCTGGACGCACTGGACGACAGGGGCACGGACGACGACGGTATGATGGCCGGCTgtctcggtggtggtggtggtggcggtggtggtgggtcgGGGACGGGTGGCCATCATCAGCATGCCGCACCGCAGCACGGTTTGCGGGCCTCGATCGTGTCGGTGCTGGGGAGGCTGGGCATGTGGAACACCAACAAGCCGCCGGGCGGCAAACCGGTCCCGGTGATGATCCACCGAAGCGAAACGAAGTCATCCTTCGATCGGGGACAATCTTACATATCGAACGGAGCCAGCCGACTGCGGTCGATTTTTGGGG AAAATGAGCGACGAATACGAGCCAACGATCGAGAATACAATACACAATTCAAATACGCT AACAACTACATCAAAACGTCCAAATATTCGATATTAACATTTCTGCCTTTGAACCTGCTGGAGCAGTTCCAACGTCTTGCCAACTTTTACTTTCTGTGTCTACTAATTCTCCAGCTGATACCGGCGATCTCGTCACTGACGCCCGTCACCACCGCCATTCCACTGATCGGTGTGCTCATGCTGACTGCCATCAAGGATGCGTACGATGATTTC CAAAGACACATGTCCGACTCGCAAGTTAACAATCGGCGCTCGAAAGCGCTCCGGCACGGGAAGCTGGTGGACGAACGGTGGTCCGGCGTGCAGGTCGGCGACATTATCCGCATGGACAACGATCAGTTCGTGGCGGCGGACATACTGCTCCTGTCGTCGAGCGAACCGAACGGGCTGTGCTTCATCGAGACGGCCGAGCTGGACGGGGAAACGAACCTCAAGATCAAGCAGTGCCTGCCCGAGACGGCCGCACTGGGCCAGCAGGAGGATCTGCTGTGGAAGTTTAACGGCGAGATCGTGTGCGAACCGCCGAACAATCTGCTGAACAAGTTCGAGGGTACGCTCACGTGGAAGAACCAGCGCTACCCGCTCGACAACGACAAGATCCTGCTGCGCGGGTGCATCATACGCAACACGCAATGGTGCTACGGTGTCGTCATCTTTGCCGGCAAGGACACGAAGCTGATGCAGAACTCGGGCAAGACCAAATTCAAACGGACGACCATCGATAGGctattaaattttataatcATAGGA ATAGTGTTCTTTCTCTTATCGATATGCGGTTTCTGCACGATTGCATCCGCAATATGGGAGGCGTTAGTAGGATACAAATTTCAA ATTTATCTGCCATGGGAACGGATAATCCCGAAGGATTATCTGCAAGGTGCAATCAGTATCGGGTGTCTAGTCTTTTTTTCCTACGCAATCGTACTGAACACAGTGGTGCCAATATCTTTATACGTGTCGGTAGAG GTGATCCGGTTCGCGCAATCCTTCCTTATCAACTGGGATGAAAAGATGTACTACGACAAGACGAAAACTCACGCGAAAGCGCGCACCACCACGCTGAACGAGGAGCTGGGCCAGATACAGTACATCTTCTCGGACAAAACGGGCACCCTGACGCAGAACATTATGACGTTCAACAAGTGCAGCATTGCCGGCCGTGCCTATGGCGATGTGGTTGATGTGCGTACGGGCGAAACAGTCGAACTGTCGGAG CCTACATTCAACAGTAACACATCGCTTTTGTTAAACGCTGAAGAGCCGCCAGGTCGCAGCACACCtcagcccaccaccaccaccaccaccaccacgatcaCCACCGAACAGCCAGTTCAGACCCCAAACAAAAAGCATCCACCTTCACTACATGTTAGATTCAGTCAGCACAGTAATAGCCAAGAAACGCAGACGTCCATATCCTCCACTACGACTAAGCAAGTCACCACACCaataccaccaacaccaccaacaccaccacaacaaccaaaaacccaTATCCCGGCGCAGTCAACTACGGACGTACCACCAAGTGGGAACAATACGCAAGAAGGACTGCAT GTGATGGAGTCGGTAGACTTTTCCTTCAATCCGGAGTACGAACCCGAGTTCCGGTGGTACGACCAGGGGCTGCTGGATGCCGTGCGGGCGGACGAGGAGCACGCGCATaacttttttcgtttgctagCCCTCTGCCATACCGTGATGGCGGAGGAGAAAAATGGCAA GTTAGATTATCAAGCACAAAGTCCTGACGAGGCAGCCCTCGTGTCGGCGGCGCGTAattttggatttgtttttaaatcacGAGCACCGAACAGTATAACAATAGAGGTCATGGGACGAACAGAG GAATATGAACTGTTAAGTATATTAGATTTTAATAACGTTAGAAAGCGAATGTCGGTCGTGTTACGTCGCAACAACTCCATCATCCTGTACTGTAAGGGCGCCGATAGTGTGATATACGATAGGCTAGGACCGAACCAGCACGACCTGAAGGCTCGCACGCAGGAACATTTAAAC AAATTTGCCGGCGAAGGTTTGCGCACGCTGGTGCTCGCCGAGCGGCGCCTCACGAAGGAGTTCTACGAGTCCTGGCTGGTGCGACAGAGAGAAGCTGCCTTATCTTTAGACGGTAGGGAGGATAAGTTAGGTGCAATCTACGAAGAGATCGAATGTGATATGCAGCTGGTCGGTGTGACGGCTATAGAGGATAAGCTACAGGACGGTGTGCCCCAGACGATCGCGAACCTACAGCTGGCCGGCATTAAGATTTGGGTACTTACGGGCGACAAGCAAG AAACGGCAATAAACATAGGCTATTCGTGTCAGCTGCTGACGGACGACATGGTGGACGTGTTTGTGATCGACGGCATTACCAAGAGCGAggtcgagcagcagctgcgcAAGTACATGGATTCGTTACGGATCGTCAACACCTACCATCCAGCCA ACGTCCAAAAAGCGAACCAAGCGCACTCGCAAACGGTTGGTGGCGGTGGCACCACCAGCGAAACCAGTGCCGTGACGGCAAACGGAgcgcacagcagcagctcgggtCCGATGGTCGACATACAGAACACCTCGCCCCCGTCCGTATCGGTGGTGACGTTTAGGTGGGATAATAGACATAAATATACAAGTATAGGAGGAAGCGAGGAGGCACCGGACAG TGTAAACTGTAGCAACTATTCCGACGGGTTTGAGAAAGGCGAACCGACGCTAACCGACATCGACGAGAACACGGGCGTGGCGCTAGTGATCAACGGGCACTCGCTAGTGCACTGTCTGACGTCGGAGCTGGAGAGCAAGTTCCTCGAGATTGCGTCCCACTGCAAAGCGGTCATCTGCTGCCGGGTAACGCCGCTCCAGAAGGCGATGGTGGTCGAGCTGATCAAGCGGGCGAAGAATGCGGTCACGCTTGCGATCGGTGACGGTGCGAACGATGTGTCGATGATAAAAG CGGCACACATCGGCGTGGGCATCTCCGGGCAGGAGGGCATGCAGGCCGTACTGGCGAGCGACTACTCGATCGCACAGTTTAAATTTCTCGAAagactgctgctggtgcatgGCCGCTGGTCGTACTACCGGATGTGTAAATTTTTGCGCTACTTTTTCTACAAAAACTTTGCATTCACGCTGTGCCATTTTTGGTATGCATTTTTTTGCGGCTTCAGTGCTcaa ACCGTTTTCGATCCAATGTTTATATCCGTGTACAATCTGTTCTACACCTCGCTGCCGGTGCTGGCGCTCGGCATCTTCGAGCAGGACGTGTCGGACAAGAGTAGCGTCGACTATCCGAAGCTCTACACGCCCGGCATGACGAACGCACTGTTCAACACGACCGAGTTCATACGCAGCGTCCTGCACGGTATCTTCAGTTCGCTGATATTGTTTCTCATTCCGTACG GTACGTACAAGGACGGCATCTCTCCGGACGGGTACGTGCTGAACGATCACATGCTGCTCGGCTCGGTAGTGGCCACCATACTTATCCTCGATAACACCGCGCAG ATCGCGCTCGACACATCGTACTGGACCGTGTTTAACCACATCATGATCTGGGGCAGCCTGCTGTGGTACTTCTTTTTGGACTACTTTTACAACTACGTCATCGGCGGCCCGTACGTCGGCTCGCTGACGCAGGCGATGAAGGAGGCCACGTTCTGGTTCACCACCGTGCTGACAGTGATCGTCCTCATGATACCGGTGCTGGCATCACGCTTCTACTTTGTCGATGTGTTCCCCAGCTTACCAGATAAG ATTCGTGTACAGCAACGGCTGGCGCTACTGCGTTCCCGCCAGAGCAGTGACGTCTTGAGGACACCGTCCGCCCGCAAGGCACGCCGCTCGTTACGCTCCGGCTATGCTTTCGCCCATCAG GAAGGATTTGGCCGGCTTATTACGTCCGGTAAAATTATGCGCAAACTGCCCCAGGACTTTGCCTTCCCGTTGGGGCTGGGCAGCAAGAAGCAACAGTCGACGGAatcaaccaaaaacaacaataacaacaacaacaacaatagcagCAATAACGCTAATAACGCCTCGAATGTGGTCAATGGTGCTGGGGCCGTTGGGACACGAACCGGTACGAACACTGCGACCGCAACGACCCTGTCGGCGATGGCAGCGGTCACCACCTTGACCGTCAATGGtaatcagcaacagcagcagcagctggttaACCTGCCCGGCAGCTCGAACGGCGGTGATCAGCACAGTCCGCGGGCACCGTGCCAAGATCTGGACACGATAAACCTGTAA
- the LOC120953247 gene encoding phospholipid-transporting ATPase ID isoform X3, with protein sequence MPISHATTDSVELEILEIRQDSSDDDDEQQDLAVRPYGTRTVRGCRRLPTATIVRRQQQQQQHPQQHHHEIVLAGSSSTARAGTEASGDDRSMMMPRTGSPPKRKRFRRHHRTSTRRKSNSQSCGSLYNLAASSRPLHPQRSEPNVSFYSSPGEHQHDGGGDDGGYGRGGTIDADYHVQDSSNTLDDAPVLESCESLGATGRRSRRSGGGGRLHHDDDGEGADDDGSYGSSGLDALDDRGTDDDGMMAGCLGGGGGGGGGGSGTGGHHQHAAPQHGLRASIVSVLGRLGMWNTNKPPGGKPVPVMIHRSETKSSFDRGQSYISNGASRLRSIFGENERRIRANDREYNTQFKYANNYIKTSKYSILTFLPLNLLEQFQRLANFYFLCLLILQLIPAISSLTPVTTAIPLIGVLMLTAIKDAYDDFQRHMSDSQVNNRRSKALRHGKLVDERWSGVQVGDIIRMDNDQFVAADILLLSSSEPNGLCFIETAELDGETNLKIKQCLPETAALGQQEDLLWKFNGEIVCEPPNNLLNKFEGTLTWKNQRYPLDNDKILLRGCIIRNTQWCYGVVIFAGKDTKLMQNSGKTKFKRTTIDRLLNFIIIGIVFFLLSICGFCTIASAIWEALVGYKFQIYLPWERIIPKDYLQGAISIGCLVFFSYAIVLNTVVPISLYVSVEVIRFAQSFLINWDEKMYYDKTKTHAKARTTTLNEELGQIQYIFSDKTGTLTQNIMTFNKCSIAGRAYGDVVDVRTGETVELSEPTFNSNTSLLLNAEEPPGRSTPQPTTTTTTTTITTEQPVQTPNKKHPPSLHVRFSQHSNSQETQTSISSTTTKQVTTPIPPTPPTPPQQPKTHIPAQSTTDVPPSGNNTQEGLHVSSYSVVMESVDFSFNPEYEPEFRWYDQGLLDAVRADEEHAHNFFRLLALCHTVMAEEKNGKLDYQAQSPDEAALVSAARNFGFVFKSRAPNSITIEVMGRTEEYELLSILDFNNVRKRMSVVLRRNNSIILYCKGADSVIYDRLGPNQHDLKARTQEHLNKFAGEGLRTLVLAERRLTKEFYESWLVRQREAALSLDGREDKLGAIYEEIECDMQLVGVTAIEDKLQDGVPQTIANLQLAGIKIWVLTGDKQETAINIGYSCQLLTDDMVDVFVIDGITKSEVEQQLRKYMDSLRIVNTYHPANVQKANQAHSQTVGGGGTTSETSAVTANGAHSSSSGPMVDIQNTSPPSVSVVTFSVNCSNYSDGFEKGEPTLTDIDENTGVALVINGHSLVHCLTSELESKFLEIASHCKAVICCRVTPLQKAMVVELIKRAKNAVTLAIGDGANDVSMIKAAHIGVGISGQEGMQAVLASDYSIAQFKFLERLLLVHGRWSYYRMCKFLRYFFYKNFAFTLCHFWYAFFCGFSAQTVFDPMFISVYNLFYTSLPVLALGIFEQDVSDKSSVDYPKLYTPGMTNALFNTTEFIRSVLHGIFSSLILFLIPYGTYKDGISPDGYVLNDHMLLGSVVATILILDNTAQIALDTSYWTVFNHIMIWGSLLWYFFLDYFYNYVIGGPYVGSLTQAMKEATFWFTTVLTVIVLMIPVLASRFYFVDVFPSLPDKIRVQQRLALLRSRQSSDVLRTPSARKARRSLRSGYAFAHQEGFGRLITSGKIMRKLPQDFAFPLGLGSKKQQSTESTKNNNNNNNNNSSNNANNASNVVNGAGAVGTRTGTNTATATTLSAMAAVTTLTVNGNQQQQQQLVNLPGSSNGGDQHSPRAPCQDLDTINL encoded by the exons ATGCCTATCTCGCACGCCACCACCGATTCGGTCGAGCTGGAAATCCTCGAGATCCGACAGGACTcgagcgacgacgacgatgagcaGCAGGATCTCGCCGTTCGACCGTACGGCACGCGTACGGTTCGCGGCTGCCGCCGACTGCCCACCGCGACGATCGTCCgtcgacagcagcagcagcagcagcacccgcagcagcaccatcatgAGATCGTCCTGGCCGGCAGTAGCTCCACCGCGAGGGCAGGTACCGAAGCGTCGGGCGACGATCGAAGCATGATGATGCCACGAACCGGCTCGCCGCCCAAGCGGAAACGGTTTCGCCGGCACCATCGCACCAGCACGCGGCGCAAGTCGAACTCGCAGAGCTGCGGCAGCCTGTACAATCTGGCGGCGAGCAGCCGGCCGCTCCATCCGCAGCGTTCCGAACCGAACGTCAGCTTCTACTCGAGCCCCGGTGAGCACCAGCACGATGGCGGCGGGGACGATGGCGGGTACGGGCGGGGCGGCACGATCGATGCCGACTATCACGTGCAGGACAGCTCCAACACGCTGGACGATGCACCGGTGCTGGAAAGTTGCGAAAGTCTCGGCGCGACGGGGCGACGCTCACGACGCAGCGGTGGCGGGGGTCGACTgcaccacgacgacgacggtgagGGGGCGGACGATGACGGGAGTTACGGTAGCAGCGGCCTGGACGCACTGGACGACAGGGGCACGGACGACGACGGTATGATGGCCGGCTgtctcggtggtggtggtggtggcggtggtggtgggtcgGGGACGGGTGGCCATCATCAGCATGCCGCACCGCAGCACGGTTTGCGGGCCTCGATCGTGTCGGTGCTGGGGAGGCTGGGCATGTGGAACACCAACAAGCCGCCGGGCGGCAAACCGGTCCCGGTGATGATCCACCGAAGCGAAACGAAGTCATCCTTCGATCGGGGACAATCTTACATATCGAACGGAGCCAGCCGACTGCGGTCGATTTTTGGGG AAAATGAGCGACGAATACGAGCCAACGATCGAGAATACAATACACAATTCAAATACGCT AACAACTACATCAAAACGTCCAAATATTCGATATTAACATTTCTGCCTTTGAACCTGCTGGAGCAGTTCCAACGTCTTGCCAACTTTTACTTTCTGTGTCTACTAATTCTCCAGCTGATACCGGCGATCTCGTCACTGACGCCCGTCACCACCGCCATTCCACTGATCGGTGTGCTCATGCTGACTGCCATCAAGGATGCGTACGATGATTTC CAAAGACACATGTCCGACTCGCAAGTTAACAATCGGCGCTCGAAAGCGCTCCGGCACGGGAAGCTGGTGGACGAACGGTGGTCCGGCGTGCAGGTCGGCGACATTATCCGCATGGACAACGATCAGTTCGTGGCGGCGGACATACTGCTCCTGTCGTCGAGCGAACCGAACGGGCTGTGCTTCATCGAGACGGCCGAGCTGGACGGGGAAACGAACCTCAAGATCAAGCAGTGCCTGCCCGAGACGGCCGCACTGGGCCAGCAGGAGGATCTGCTGTGGAAGTTTAACGGCGAGATCGTGTGCGAACCGCCGAACAATCTGCTGAACAAGTTCGAGGGTACGCTCACGTGGAAGAACCAGCGCTACCCGCTCGACAACGACAAGATCCTGCTGCGCGGGTGCATCATACGCAACACGCAATGGTGCTACGGTGTCGTCATCTTTGCCGGCAAGGACACGAAGCTGATGCAGAACTCGGGCAAGACCAAATTCAAACGGACGACCATCGATAGGctattaaattttataatcATAGGA ATAGTGTTCTTTCTCTTATCGATATGCGGTTTCTGCACGATTGCATCCGCAATATGGGAGGCGTTAGTAGGATACAAATTTCAA ATTTATCTGCCATGGGAACGGATAATCCCGAAGGATTATCTGCAAGGTGCAATCAGTATCGGGTGTCTAGTCTTTTTTTCCTACGCAATCGTACTGAACACAGTGGTGCCAATATCTTTATACGTGTCGGTAGAG GTGATCCGGTTCGCGCAATCCTTCCTTATCAACTGGGATGAAAAGATGTACTACGACAAGACGAAAACTCACGCGAAAGCGCGCACCACCACGCTGAACGAGGAGCTGGGCCAGATACAGTACATCTTCTCGGACAAAACGGGCACCCTGACGCAGAACATTATGACGTTCAACAAGTGCAGCATTGCCGGCCGTGCCTATGGCGATGTGGTTGATGTGCGTACGGGCGAAACAGTCGAACTGTCGGAG CCTACATTCAACAGTAACACATCGCTTTTGTTAAACGCTGAAGAGCCGCCAGGTCGCAGCACACCtcagcccaccaccaccaccaccaccaccacgatcaCCACCGAACAGCCAGTTCAGACCCCAAACAAAAAGCATCCACCTTCACTACATGTTAGATTCAGTCAGCACAGTAATAGCCAAGAAACGCAGACGTCCATATCCTCCACTACGACTAAGCAAGTCACCACACCaataccaccaacaccaccaacaccaccacaacaaccaaaaacccaTATCCCGGCGCAGTCAACTACGGACGTACCACCAAGTGGGAACAATACGCAAGAAGGACTGCAT GTTTCTTCATATAGTGTG GTGATGGAGTCGGTAGACTTTTCCTTCAATCCGGAGTACGAACCCGAGTTCCGGTGGTACGACCAGGGGCTGCTGGATGCCGTGCGGGCGGACGAGGAGCACGCGCATaacttttttcgtttgctagCCCTCTGCCATACCGTGATGGCGGAGGAGAAAAATGGCAA GTTAGATTATCAAGCACAAAGTCCTGACGAGGCAGCCCTCGTGTCGGCGGCGCGTAattttggatttgtttttaaatcacGAGCACCGAACAGTATAACAATAGAGGTCATGGGACGAACAGAG GAATATGAACTGTTAAGTATATTAGATTTTAATAACGTTAGAAAGCGAATGTCGGTCGTGTTACGTCGCAACAACTCCATCATCCTGTACTGTAAGGGCGCCGATAGTGTGATATACGATAGGCTAGGACCGAACCAGCACGACCTGAAGGCTCGCACGCAGGAACATTTAAAC AAATTTGCCGGCGAAGGTTTGCGCACGCTGGTGCTCGCCGAGCGGCGCCTCACGAAGGAGTTCTACGAGTCCTGGCTGGTGCGACAGAGAGAAGCTGCCTTATCTTTAGACGGTAGGGAGGATAAGTTAGGTGCAATCTACGAAGAGATCGAATGTGATATGCAGCTGGTCGGTGTGACGGCTATAGAGGATAAGCTACAGGACGGTGTGCCCCAGACGATCGCGAACCTACAGCTGGCCGGCATTAAGATTTGGGTACTTACGGGCGACAAGCAAG AAACGGCAATAAACATAGGCTATTCGTGTCAGCTGCTGACGGACGACATGGTGGACGTGTTTGTGATCGACGGCATTACCAAGAGCGAggtcgagcagcagctgcgcAAGTACATGGATTCGTTACGGATCGTCAACACCTACCATCCAGCCA ACGTCCAAAAAGCGAACCAAGCGCACTCGCAAACGGTTGGTGGCGGTGGCACCACCAGCGAAACCAGTGCCGTGACGGCAAACGGAgcgcacagcagcagctcgggtCCGATGGTCGACATACAGAACACCTCGCCCCCGTCCGTATCGGTGGTGACGTTTAG TGTAAACTGTAGCAACTATTCCGACGGGTTTGAGAAAGGCGAACCGACGCTAACCGACATCGACGAGAACACGGGCGTGGCGCTAGTGATCAACGGGCACTCGCTAGTGCACTGTCTGACGTCGGAGCTGGAGAGCAAGTTCCTCGAGATTGCGTCCCACTGCAAAGCGGTCATCTGCTGCCGGGTAACGCCGCTCCAGAAGGCGATGGTGGTCGAGCTGATCAAGCGGGCGAAGAATGCGGTCACGCTTGCGATCGGTGACGGTGCGAACGATGTGTCGATGATAAAAG CGGCACACATCGGCGTGGGCATCTCCGGGCAGGAGGGCATGCAGGCCGTACTGGCGAGCGACTACTCGATCGCACAGTTTAAATTTCTCGAAagactgctgctggtgcatgGCCGCTGGTCGTACTACCGGATGTGTAAATTTTTGCGCTACTTTTTCTACAAAAACTTTGCATTCACGCTGTGCCATTTTTGGTATGCATTTTTTTGCGGCTTCAGTGCTcaa ACCGTTTTCGATCCAATGTTTATATCCGTGTACAATCTGTTCTACACCTCGCTGCCGGTGCTGGCGCTCGGCATCTTCGAGCAGGACGTGTCGGACAAGAGTAGCGTCGACTATCCGAAGCTCTACACGCCCGGCATGACGAACGCACTGTTCAACACGACCGAGTTCATACGCAGCGTCCTGCACGGTATCTTCAGTTCGCTGATATTGTTTCTCATTCCGTACG GTACGTACAAGGACGGCATCTCTCCGGACGGGTACGTGCTGAACGATCACATGCTGCTCGGCTCGGTAGTGGCCACCATACTTATCCTCGATAACACCGCGCAG ATCGCGCTCGACACATCGTACTGGACCGTGTTTAACCACATCATGATCTGGGGCAGCCTGCTGTGGTACTTCTTTTTGGACTACTTTTACAACTACGTCATCGGCGGCCCGTACGTCGGCTCGCTGACGCAGGCGATGAAGGAGGCCACGTTCTGGTTCACCACCGTGCTGACAGTGATCGTCCTCATGATACCGGTGCTGGCATCACGCTTCTACTTTGTCGATGTGTTCCCCAGCTTACCAGATAAG ATTCGTGTACAGCAACGGCTGGCGCTACTGCGTTCCCGCCAGAGCAGTGACGTCTTGAGGACACCGTCCGCCCGCAAGGCACGCCGCTCGTTACGCTCCGGCTATGCTTTCGCCCATCAG GAAGGATTTGGCCGGCTTATTACGTCCGGTAAAATTATGCGCAAACTGCCCCAGGACTTTGCCTTCCCGTTGGGGCTGGGCAGCAAGAAGCAACAGTCGACGGAatcaaccaaaaacaacaataacaacaacaacaacaatagcagCAATAACGCTAATAACGCCTCGAATGTGGTCAATGGTGCTGGGGCCGTTGGGACACGAACCGGTACGAACACTGCGACCGCAACGACCCTGTCGGCGATGGCAGCGGTCACCACCTTGACCGTCAATGGtaatcagcaacagcagcagcagctggttaACCTGCCCGGCAGCTCGAACGGCGGTGATCAGCACAGTCCGCGGGCACCGTGCCAAGATCTGGACACGATAAACCTGTAA